One Purpureocillium takamizusanense chromosome 1, complete sequence genomic window carries:
- a CDS encoding uncharacterized protein (COG:S~EggNog:ENOG503P5WY) yields MTRGEATQSKIHYKGKLDDYLIFVDDPETYKKWQSDKSVPLAQFVSTFKIFLTHKQGTQGTYDAAPKGTLASEFGTEDEDEVIKKILTEGSMQTIEMPSRQGVTNDSMSSMKAR; encoded by the exons ATGACCCGCGGCGAAGCCACCCAGTCCAAGATCCACTACAAGGGCAAGCTTGACGACTACctcatcttcgtcgacgaccccgaGACGTACAAGAAGTGGCAGAGCGACAAGAGCGTCCCTCTGGCCCAATTCGTCTCCACCTTTAAGATCTTCCTCACCCACAA GCAAGGAACCCAAGGCACCTACGACGCGGCCCCCAAAGGCACGTTAGCTTCTGAATTTGGAACCgaagatgaggacgaggtcaTCAAGAAGATCTTGACTGAGGGGAGCATGCAGACGATTGAG ATGCCCAGCCGACAAGGCGTCACCAATGACTCCATGAGCTCCATGAAGGCTCGCTAG
- a CDS encoding uncharacterized protein (EggNog:ENOG503P2SW~TransMembrane:4 (i12-31o51-71i83-101o107-124i)~COG:S) gives MGRLIKNHWGRLIILTAAIYQVAAAVEGFFWPKIFWDFLTKNLDGAVKPLPILQIINLLFGLGMLALEWPLSFVAGTSIHRSLEFRLAVLPMTALAAVLMYQSTNPAIYYLIGMVVYFVAYSEGEMICAKPWTLPQRGAAGMRA, from the exons ATGGGGAGACTCATCAAGAACCACTGGGGGCGTCTCATCATCTTGACGGCTGCAATAT ATCAGGTTGCTGCGGCCGTGGAGGGCTTCTTCTGGCCCAAAATATTCTGGGACTTCTTAACAAAGAACCTGGATGGCGCCGTCAAGCCGTTGCCGATTCTGCAAATCATCAACCTCCTgttcggcctcggcatgcTGGCCTTGGAGTGGCCCCTGTCTTTTGTCGCCGGCACGAGCATCCATCGGTCGCTCGAGTTCCGGCTCGCCGTTCTGCCCATGACGGCTCTTGCCGCGGTGCTCATGTACCAGTCCACGAACCCCGCCATCTACTATCTCATCGGCATGGTGGTGTACTTTGTGGCCTACAGCGAAGGAGAG ATGATTTGCGCCAAGCCGTGGACGCTGCCTCAGCGCGGAGCCGCCGGCATGCGAGCTTGA